One region of Salvia miltiorrhiza cultivar Shanhuang (shh) chromosome 3, IMPLAD_Smil_shh, whole genome shotgun sequence genomic DNA includes:
- the LOC131014164 gene encoding proteinase inhibitor, which produces MASSCPGKNSWPELVGKNGEDAAVVIERENRKVDAIVLKDGTPVTKDFRCDRVWVWVDDWGIVVRTPTAG; this is translated from the exons ATGGCAAGCTCGTGTCCAG GGAAGAATTCGTGGCCGGAGTTGGTGGGGAAGAATGGAGAGGATGCGGCGGTCgtgatagagagagaaaatcgaaaagtGGATGCGATAGTTCTAAAAGACGGAACTCCGGTTACCAAGGATTTCCGCTGCGACCGTGTGTGGGTTTGGGTCGACGATTGGGGGATCGTGGTTCGTACACCCACCGCCGGTTAA